The Corynebacterium poyangense genome includes a window with the following:
- a CDS encoding NUDIX hydrolase: MIGVVQAGPRSGYGGSKLAATVLLIRDGHHGLEVWVQERVNTMPNYPGITVFPGGGVDPRDYPPKTWDSGGLWLGPSAISVARTMGTTKDKAHALVFAAVRETFEETGTLLAVHGDGTKVSDAAPLHSDRLALESHRLSLTTVLKNNNLKVDSRLIHPFARWVGKSERGQWFDTFSFLALQPEGQHPDSDNTETDSAGWFPPRLLLDGWRNGLVRFVIPTWAQLQQLSHYQSADEALADAHNADLEPHIGDVSDDPRYGEFYSHAPVDRI; this comes from the coding sequence GTGATCGGTGTGGTCCAAGCCGGTCCACGCAGCGGTTATGGCGGTTCTAAATTGGCTGCCACTGTCCTTCTCATTCGTGATGGACACCACGGGCTTGAAGTGTGGGTGCAAGAACGAGTCAATACCATGCCTAATTATCCGGGCATCACTGTTTTCCCTGGAGGGGGAGTCGACCCCCGTGACTACCCCCCGAAAACCTGGGATTCCGGAGGTCTCTGGCTTGGCCCCTCGGCGATCTCAGTAGCCCGCACCATGGGCACCACCAAAGATAAAGCCCACGCCCTTGTTTTTGCCGCAGTTCGGGAAACCTTTGAAGAAACCGGAACCCTCTTAGCCGTCCATGGTGACGGCACCAAGGTGAGCGACGCGGCCCCTTTGCATTCGGATCGCTTAGCCCTAGAATCCCATCGCTTATCGTTAACGACAGTGTTGAAGAACAACAACCTCAAAGTAGATTCTCGCCTCATCCACCCCTTTGCCCGTTGGGTAGGGAAATCAGAAAGAGGTCAATGGTTTGACACTTTCTCCTTCTTAGCGTTGCAGCCGGAGGGGCAACATCCAGATAGCGACAACACGGAAACTGATTCCGCTGGGTGGTTTCCACCCCGGTTATTGCTCGACGGTTGGCGCAATGGTTTAGTGCGATTTGTGATTCCTACCTGGGCTCAGCTGCAACAATTGTCTCACTATCAGAGTGCCGACGAGGCCTTGGCTGATGCTCACAACGCCGATTTAGAACCACATATTGGAGATGTCTCCGATGATCCCCGATATGGTGAGTTTTATTCCCACGCCCCGGTTGACCGGATCTAG
- a CDS encoding THUMP-like domain-containing protein: protein MSFTPQDICFLSSHYQEILEFDTTLTLGKNTMLQDSSVLRKKFGDRGRAVSEFLLARRSGVSGEKFPDDWLACQESAQQATAMPVAKIRANRIKEWADAGSVVHDVTCSIGSEGAALAGVGLPYLGSDIDYSRCLMARYNLSTCFNTPQILQADALSPCSMANIIVADPARRQSGRRINSPENLIPPLPELLSTYPEKELAIKCAPGLDFSFWDGLVSLISLNGGVKEACLYTQGLSGGVRREAVVIRKGNIDRIDDRLADNPEDNLSGEPGAWIIDPDGAIIRAGLVRHYAVREGLWMLDERIAYLTGDDLPAGESGFRFLTQCPIKKVRSELQRRGCGRVEILCRGVDINPDSFRRTLKLSGPHALSLILTRIGTRAVALICGPRQWKTAPRDREDNSGLEC from the coding sequence ATGAGTTTTACACCCCAAGATATCTGTTTTCTTTCTTCTCATTACCAGGAGATCCTTGAGTTTGATACCACGCTAACTTTAGGTAAGAACACGATGCTGCAGGACAGCTCGGTGCTGCGGAAAAAGTTCGGTGACCGGGGTCGGGCGGTTAGTGAATTCTTGCTCGCCCGTCGATCAGGAGTATCCGGGGAGAAATTCCCTGACGACTGGCTAGCCTGTCAAGAATCTGCGCAACAAGCCACGGCAATGCCTGTGGCAAAAATCAGAGCTAACAGAATAAAAGAGTGGGCGGATGCCGGGTCGGTAGTTCATGATGTGACCTGCTCTATCGGTTCTGAGGGAGCCGCCTTAGCTGGCGTTGGATTGCCTTATCTCGGCTCGGATATCGATTACTCACGGTGTCTTATGGCCCGCTATAACCTGTCGACATGCTTTAATACACCACAGATCCTTCAAGCTGACGCTCTGTCTCCATGCTCGATGGCGAATATTATCGTGGCTGATCCAGCTCGACGTCAGAGTGGACGTAGAATCAACTCACCCGAAAATCTCATTCCACCGCTCCCGGAGCTTTTAAGCACCTACCCCGAGAAAGAGTTAGCAATCAAATGCGCTCCAGGTCTGGATTTTAGTTTTTGGGATGGGCTGGTGTCTCTGATCAGCCTTAACGGTGGAGTTAAAGAAGCTTGCTTGTACACCCAAGGTCTTAGTGGGGGAGTACGCCGAGAAGCAGTAGTCATCAGAAAGGGGAACATTGACCGCATAGATGACCGCTTAGCAGATAATCCGGAGGATAACCTCAGCGGGGAACCTGGAGCATGGATCATTGATCCTGATGGGGCCATTATCAGAGCCGGTTTAGTTCGGCATTACGCCGTTCGTGAGGGATTGTGGATGCTTGATGAACGGATTGCCTATTTAACCGGGGATGATCTTCCCGCCGGAGAATCCGGGTTTAGGTTTTTGACTCAGTGCCCCATAAAAAAGGTGCGTAGTGAATTGCAGCGTCGTGGGTGCGGCCGGGTAGAGATTCTATGCCGGGGCGTTGATATTAATCCCGACAGTTTTCGTCGCACCCTAAAACTATCGGGACCTCACGCTCTTAGCCTGATTCTCACCCGAATTGGAACACGCGCTGTGGCTCTCATTTGTGGTCCTCGCCAGTGGAAAACCGCACCCAGGGACCGTGAGGACAATTCCGGGCTAGAATGTTAG